Proteins encoded together in one Streptomyces sp. NA04227 window:
- a CDS encoding SGNH/GDSL hydrolase family protein — protein MARHTRRGLLAGVTATAALAAVSLGMGGAATSQAAEPEGVDYVSLGDSYSAGSAILPLASGAPVICAQSAKNYPHLLASSLGLNLKDVSCALAETKHLTTSQYPGVAPQLDAVGSGTDLITLNLGGNDGNVFVGSLLACGSAGLGTGGKGSPCKDKHGTEFDDKLEKNTYPALKASLEKIRAKAPDAEVVAVGYPWILPERAVAGCFAKLPIAEGDVPYMRALQAHLNEVVERAARETGTHFADLSEASQDHDACRPAGTRWVEPVLFGTNIVPVHPNAAGEAGMAAQVRTVIERSQVG, from the coding sequence ATGGCACGACACACCCGGCGCGGCCTTCTCGCGGGAGTCACCGCCACCGCCGCACTGGCCGCCGTCTCCCTCGGCATGGGCGGCGCGGCCACCAGCCAGGCCGCCGAGCCCGAGGGCGTCGACTACGTCTCGCTCGGCGACAGTTACAGCGCGGGTTCCGCGATCCTGCCGCTGGCCAGTGGCGCACCGGTCATCTGCGCCCAGTCCGCCAAGAACTACCCGCACCTGCTCGCGAGTTCGCTCGGCCTGAATCTCAAGGACGTGAGCTGTGCGCTGGCCGAGACCAAGCACCTGACCACCTCGCAGTACCCGGGGGTCGCACCGCAGCTCGACGCGGTGGGCTCCGGCACCGATCTGATCACCCTGAACCTGGGCGGCAACGACGGCAACGTCTTCGTCGGTTCGCTGCTCGCCTGCGGCTCCGCCGGTCTCGGCACGGGTGGCAAGGGCAGCCCGTGCAAGGACAAGCACGGCACCGAGTTCGACGACAAGCTCGAGAAGAACACCTACCCGGCCCTGAAGGCCTCGTTGGAGAAGATCCGGGCGAAGGCACCGGACGCCGAGGTGGTCGCGGTCGGCTACCCATGGATCCTGCCCGAGCGGGCGGTGGCGGGCTGCTTCGCCAAACTGCCCATAGCCGAGGGGGACGTGCCCTATATGCGCGCCCTCCAGGCCCACCTCAACGAGGTCGTCGAGCGGGCCGCCCGTGAGACCGGCACCCACTTCGCCGACCTGAGCGAGGCCTCCCAGGACCACGACGCCTGCCGTCCGGCGGGCACCCGCTGGGTCGAGCCCGTCCTGTTCGGCACCAACATCGTTCCGGTCCACCCCAACGCGGCGGGCGAGGCGGGGATGGCGGCTCAGGTGCGGACGGTGATCGAAAGGTCCCAAGTGGGTTGA
- a CDS encoding zf-HC2 domain-containing protein gives MSPEHGGAENGPPGGPDGEGGRPDDEAHGVRGAGEAHGADEVRGPHAVYEPHEAYGAHETYGAHEAYGAHELYGSRAAAEVHESVGPYALGLLDEAESLAFEEHLAGCDRCAAHLEEFGPLRPLLDLLGEPGGFGAPGTGGVDRTYGTDRTDRADRTDGTERAPGTERAPGAHDPSAPDTALPMPQPAATANALHPPHPLHPSHPLPSAEDLLHLVATERTRRRRRTLALATAAAVIAAGVPLTVLALDREDAPATAKPTDPTPPPYPTYPPDPSPDPTDDEVERTVRATDPRTRVTAVIGMDSRVWGTHTVLQLKGVKGPLTCSLLAVDTSGRRETVSTWSVPVGGYGAYGGTGTGAGHGTGDYGSGQDSATAADLSIEGGSSYDRTAIERFEVRTSDGRMLVTVRNR, from the coding sequence ATGAGTCCTGAGCACGGCGGGGCGGAGAACGGGCCCCCGGGCGGGCCGGACGGCGAGGGCGGGCGCCCGGACGACGAGGCGCACGGGGTCCGTGGTGCCGGAGAGGCGCACGGGGCCGATGAGGTGCGTGGGCCGCACGCGGTGTACGAGCCGCATGAGGCGTACGGGGCTCATGAGACGTACGGGGCCCACGAGGCTTACGGGGCCCACGAGTTGTACGGGTCGCGTGCGGCGGCAGAGGTCCACGAGAGCGTCGGGCCGTACGCCCTGGGGCTGCTGGACGAGGCCGAGTCGCTGGCCTTCGAGGAACACCTGGCGGGCTGCGACCGCTGCGCGGCACACCTGGAGGAGTTCGGCCCGCTGCGTCCGCTGCTCGACCTGCTGGGCGAGCCCGGAGGGTTCGGAGCGCCGGGGACGGGTGGGGTGGACAGGACGTACGGGACGGACAGGACGGACAGGGCGGACAGGACGGACGGCACCGAAAGGGCGCCCGGCACCGAGCGCGCGCCCGGCGCTCACGACCCGAGCGCCCCGGACACCGCGCTCCCCATGCCTCAACCCGCGGCAACGGCGAACGCCCTGCATCCTCCGCATCCCCTGCACCCCTCGCACCCCCTGCCCTCCGCCGAGGACCTGCTGCACCTGGTCGCGACCGAACGCACCCGCCGCCGCAGGCGAACCCTCGCCCTCGCGACGGCCGCCGCGGTGATCGCCGCCGGAGTGCCGCTCACCGTCCTCGCCCTGGACCGCGAGGACGCCCCGGCCACGGCGAAGCCCACCGATCCCACCCCACCGCCGTATCCGACGTACCCGCCCGACCCCTCGCCGGACCCGACCGACGACGAGGTCGAGCGGACCGTCCGGGCCACCGACCCCCGTACCCGTGTGACGGCCGTGATCGGCATGGACTCCCGGGTGTGGGGTACTCACACGGTGCTCCAACTCAAAGGCGTCAAGGGGCCGTTGACCTGCTCGCTGCTCGCGGTGGACACCAGCGGACGGCGTGAGACCGTGTCCACCTGGTCCGTACCGGTCGGCGGATACGGCGCCTACGGCGGCACGGGCACGGGCGCGGGCCACGGCACCGGCGACTACGGCTCCGGCCAGGACTCCGCCACCGCGGCCGACCTGAGCATCGAGGGCGGCAGCTCGTACGACCGGACCGCCATCGAGCGGTTCGAGGTGCGCACCTCGGACGGACGGATGCTGGTGACGGTACGTAATCGCTGA
- a CDS encoding HU family DNA-binding protein, producing the protein MNRSELVAALADRAEVTRKDADAVLAAFAEVTGEVVAKGDEKVTIPGFLTFERTHRAARTARNPQTGEPIDIPAGYSVKVSAGSKLKEAAKGK; encoded by the coding sequence ATGAACCGCAGTGAGCTGGTGGCCGCGCTGGCCGACCGCGCCGAGGTGACCCGCAAGGACGCCGACGCCGTTCTGGCCGCCTTCGCCGAGGTTACGGGCGAGGTCGTCGCCAAGGGCGACGAGAAGGTCACCATCCCCGGCTTCCTGACCTTCGAGCGCACCCACCGTGCCGCTCGCACCGCCCGCAACCCGCAGACCGGTGAGCCGATCGACATCCCGGCCGGCTACAGCGTGAAGGTCTCCGCGGGCTCCAAGCTCAAGGAAGCCGCGAAGGGCAAGTAG
- a CDS encoding NAD-dependent malic enzyme, whose amino-acid sequence MATAPSVSYSMTVRLEVPASGTAVSQLTTAVESSGGSVTGLDVTASGHEKLRIDVTIAASSTAHADEIVTKLRGIEGVTLGKVSDRTFLMHLGGKIEMQSKHPIRNRDDLSMVYTPGVARVCMAIANNPEDARRLTIKRNSVAVVTDGSAVLGLGNIGPKAALPVMEGKAALFKRFAGIDAWPLCLDTQDTDAIVEIVKAIAPGFAGINLEDISAPRCFEIEARLREALDIPVFHDDQHGTAIVVLAALTNALRVVGKAIGDVRVVMSGAGAAGTAILKLLIAAGVKHAVVADIAGVVHAGREDLVDAAPDSPLRWIADNTNPEGVSGTLKEAVRESDVFIGVSAPNVLDGEDVAAMADGAIVFALANPDPEVEPAIARQTAAVVATGRSDFPNQINNVLVFPGVFRGLLDAQSRAVNTEMMLAAASALADVVTEDELNPNYIIPSVFNDKVAGAVADAVRNAAKAVGAAGPAAQL is encoded by the coding sequence ATGGCAACGGCGCCCAGCGTCTCCTACTCGATGACGGTCCGTCTTGAGGTGCCCGCGAGCGGTACGGCCGTTTCGCAGCTCACCACGGCCGTGGAGTCGTCCGGGGGGTCGGTCACGGGTCTGGACGTGACCGCCTCGGGCCACGAGAAGCTGCGTATCGACGTGACGATCGCCGCTTCGTCGACGGCGCACGCCGACGAGATCGTGACGAAGCTGCGCGGCATCGAGGGCGTGACGCTGGGGAAGGTCTCGGACCGTACCTTCCTGATGCACCTGGGCGGCAAGATCGAGATGCAGTCCAAGCATCCGATCCGCAACCGTGACGACCTGTCGATGGTCTACACGCCGGGTGTGGCCCGGGTGTGCATGGCGATCGCGAACAACCCCGAGGACGCGCGCCGCCTGACCATCAAGCGCAACTCGGTGGCCGTGGTCACCGACGGCTCGGCGGTCCTGGGCCTCGGCAACATCGGCCCGAAGGCTGCGCTCCCGGTGATGGAGGGCAAGGCGGCCCTGTTCAAGCGGTTCGCGGGCATCGACGCCTGGCCGCTGTGCCTGGACACCCAGGACACCGACGCCATCGTCGAGATCGTCAAGGCGATCGCGCCCGGATTCGCCGGGATCAACCTGGAGGACATCTCCGCGCCCCGCTGCTTCGAGATCGAGGCACGCCTGCGCGAGGCCCTGGACATCCCGGTCTTCCACGACGACCAGCACGGCACCGCGATCGTCGTCCTCGCCGCCCTGACCAACGCCCTGCGGGTGGTCGGCAAGGCGATCGGCGACGTACGGGTCGTCATGTCCGGTGCGGGCGCCGCCGGTACGGCCATCCTGAAGCTGCTGATCGCCGCGGGCGTCAAGCACGCCGTGGTCGCCGACATCGCGGGTGTGGTGCACGCCGGTCGCGAGGACCTGGTCGACGCCGCCCCGGATTCGCCACTGCGATGGATCGCGGACAACACCAACCCCGAAGGTGTCAGCGGCACTTTGAAGGAAGCCGTCCGCGAATCCGACGTGTTCATCGGTGTCTCGGCGCCGAATGTGCTCGACGGCGAGGATGTCGCGGCGATGGCCGACGGTGCGATTGTCTTCGCGCTCGCGAACCCCGACCCGGAGGTCGAACCGGCAATCGCCCGGCAGACGGCGGCAGTTGTGGCCACCGGCCGCAGCGACTTCCCGAACCAGATCAACAACGTACTGGTGTTCCCGGGCGTGTTCCGCGGTCTGCTCGACGCGCAGTCGCGGGCCGTCAACACGGAGATGATGCTCGCCGCCGCGAGTGCGCTCGCCGACGTGGTCACCGAGGACGAGCTGAACCCCAACTACATCATTCCGAGCGTTTTCAACGACAAGGTCGCGGGCGCGGTGGCCGACGCGGTGCGCAACGCAGCGAAGGCCGTGGGGGCGGCGGGCCCGGCCGCACAGCTCTGA
- a CDS encoding CdaR family transcriptional regulator — protein MSRLPHPPPEIAPVAATLLRHAGPLGTRMARRIRAEVDYYGSEERVPWAELTASCRRNTRLVFGQLAEGQEELAELADMGPAEDTGRLRAAQGAPLGELLHAYRVGSHFLWSELTEAALKTEGVTSRTVVTLAAWWVNEGLATAASDAYRETAARRLIQRERERAALVEALFTGALTDHTTLWEAAGALGLPTEGTFAVVAADVPAPGTEALPGIEARLSGERTRSAWRLMPDLHVGIVVVRGADGEEELLRLLGRYTESRIGVSPLFDSLRRTPRALRLARLALAGITGAGVVQFDDNALALLVAAAPEEAHRIAGTVLGPVLDTDPMERERLLETLEHWYAAAGSMTRAARRLYCHPNTVRYRLRRIQELTGRSLRDPRVTAEFAVALQALRHTPAA, from the coding sequence ATGAGCCGCCTGCCCCACCCCCCGCCGGAGATCGCTCCGGTGGCCGCCACGCTGCTTCGGCACGCCGGTCCGCTGGGTACCCGGATGGCCCGCCGGATCCGCGCCGAGGTCGACTACTACGGCAGCGAGGAGCGGGTGCCCTGGGCCGAACTGACCGCCTCCTGCCGCCGCAACACCCGACTGGTGTTCGGTCAACTGGCCGAGGGGCAGGAGGAGTTGGCCGAGCTCGCCGACATGGGACCGGCCGAGGACACCGGACGGCTGCGGGCCGCGCAGGGCGCCCCGCTCGGCGAACTGCTGCACGCCTACCGGGTCGGCTCGCACTTCCTGTGGTCCGAACTGACCGAGGCCGCGCTCAAGACCGAGGGCGTCACCTCCCGGACCGTGGTCACCCTCGCCGCCTGGTGGGTGAACGAGGGCCTGGCGACCGCGGCCAGCGACGCCTACCGCGAGACCGCCGCCCGGCGGCTCATCCAGCGCGAGCGCGAACGGGCCGCCCTGGTGGAGGCCCTGTTCACCGGTGCGCTGACCGACCACACCACCCTCTGGGAGGCGGCCGGGGCACTCGGACTGCCCACCGAGGGAACCTTCGCCGTGGTCGCCGCCGACGTACCGGCGCCCGGCACTGAAGCCCTGCCCGGCATCGAGGCCCGGCTGAGCGGCGAGCGGACCCGGTCCGCCTGGCGGCTGATGCCCGATCTGCACGTGGGGATCGTGGTGGTGCGGGGCGCCGACGGCGAGGAGGAGCTGCTGCGACTGCTCGGCCGCTACACCGAGTCCCGGATCGGCGTCAGCCCGCTCTTCGACAGTCTGCGCCGGACCCCGCGCGCGCTGCGGCTGGCCCGGCTCGCCCTCGCGGGCATCACCGGCGCCGGGGTCGTGCAGTTCGACGACAATGCCCTGGCCCTGCTGGTCGCGGCGGCGCCCGAGGAGGCGCACCGGATCGCGGGCACGGTCCTCGGCCCGGTGCTCGACACCGACCCGATGGAGCGCGAGCGGCTGCTCGAAACCCTGGAGCACTGGTACGCGGCCGCCGGTTCCATGACCCGCGCCGCCCGGCGGCTCTACTGCCACCCCAACACGGTCCGCTACCGGTTGCGCCGCATCCAGGAGTTGACCGGCCGCTCGCTGCGCGACCCGCGCGTGACGGCCGAGTTCGCCGTCGCCCTCCAGGCCCTGCGGCACACCCCGGCCGCCTGA
- a CDS encoding UvrD-helicase domain-containing protein has translation MGAAGPSGTEEQGTALRDREIAAEQVHLDRVYRRLEEKIHEAEFLMNDAAQRGQVGTPGALAERDAQVFRAGVHLNRLNNEFEDFLFGRIDLLAGKDGKKGPDGAYTAIEPAEGAVREDNTADIAETLHIGRIGVLDSDYSPLVIDWRAPAAAPFYRSTPVEPGRVVRRRVVRSKGRKVLGVEDDLMRPELTARLGGEVLPAVGDGALMAALGQARSHTMRDIVSSIQAEQDLVIRAPAASVTYVEGGPGTGKTAVALHRAAYLLYQDRRRYAGGILIVSPTPLLVSYTEGVLPSLGEEGQVAIRAVGSLYEGPDLAPGEEATEYDTPATARVKGSARMVKVLRKAARGVLDLGEAPERLRVVAFGRRLELDARELSRIRAAALGGTAPVNLLRPRARRLLLDALWKQSGAGSRHTDPELAAELRSGFDEDVSTEDSFLVFLDAWWPELTPRRVLTAMADERRLARWSRRVLNQNEARRLARSLAREALTAHDVALLDELQAILGAPARPRKVREADPLDQLTGLEELMPRREETQRERAERLAQERTEYAHVIVDEAQDLTPMQWRMIGRRGRHATWTVVGDPAQSSWSDPDEAAAARDEALGTVVPTGDHHAQGATTRALTGRSARARRFSLTVNYRNPSEVAELAARVLALALPGAEPPRAVRSTGLRPRFATVPDGDDLAHAVREEARRLLDQVDGTVGVVGAMERRSGLRKALAELGDRVVALGSLEAKGLEYDATLVVSPAEIAGAGQGEESTGTPVGLRTLYVAMTRATQQLTILSTDRDAPDAEGVPALLRD, from the coding sequence GTGGGCGCCGCCGGCCCGTCGGGCACCGAGGAGCAGGGGACCGCGCTGCGGGACCGGGAGATCGCCGCGGAGCAGGTGCACCTGGACCGGGTCTACCGGCGCCTCGAGGAGAAGATCCACGAGGCCGAGTTCCTGATGAACGACGCCGCGCAGCGCGGCCAGGTCGGCACCCCGGGCGCGCTCGCCGAGCGGGACGCCCAGGTCTTCCGTGCGGGCGTCCATCTCAACCGGCTGAACAACGAGTTCGAGGACTTCCTGTTCGGGCGCATCGACCTGCTCGCGGGCAAGGACGGCAAGAAAGGTCCGGACGGCGCGTACACCGCGATCGAGCCCGCCGAGGGAGCGGTGCGCGAGGACAACACCGCCGACATCGCCGAGACCCTGCACATCGGCCGGATCGGCGTCCTGGACTCCGACTACTCGCCGCTGGTCATCGACTGGCGCGCGCCCGCCGCCGCGCCGTTCTACCGCTCCACCCCGGTCGAACCCGGCCGGGTGGTGCGCAGACGCGTGGTGCGCTCCAAGGGCCGCAAGGTGCTCGGCGTCGAGGACGACCTGATGCGCCCCGAACTGACCGCCCGGCTCGGCGGCGAGGTCCTGCCCGCGGTCGGCGACGGCGCCCTGATGGCCGCTCTCGGCCAGGCCCGCAGCCACACCATGCGGGACATCGTCTCCTCCATCCAGGCCGAGCAGGACCTGGTCATCCGCGCCCCCGCCGCCTCCGTGACGTACGTGGAGGGCGGCCCCGGCACCGGCAAGACCGCGGTCGCCCTGCACCGCGCCGCCTATCTGCTCTACCAGGACCGCCGCCGCTACGCCGGAGGCATCCTGATCGTCTCGCCGACCCCGCTGCTCGTCTCGTACACCGAGGGCGTGCTGCCCTCGCTCGGCGAGGAGGGCCAGGTCGCGATCCGCGCCGTCGGCTCGCTCTACGAGGGCCCGGACCTGGCCCCGGGCGAGGAGGCCACCGAGTACGACACCCCGGCCACCGCCCGGGTCAAGGGCTCGGCCCGGATGGTCAAGGTGCTGCGCAAGGCGGCCCGCGGGGTGCTCGACCTCGGCGAGGCGCCCGAGCGGCTGCGCGTGGTCGCCTTCGGCCGCCGCCTCGAACTCGACGCCCGGGAACTCTCCCGTATCCGTGCCGCCGCGCTCGGCGGCACCGCCCCCGTCAACCTGCTGCGCCCGCGCGCCCGCCGCCTGCTGTTGGACGCCCTGTGGAAGCAGTCCGGCGCGGGCTCCCGGCACACCGACCCGGAGCTGGCGGCCGAGCTGCGCTCCGGCTTCGACGAGGACGTCAGCACCGAGGACTCCTTCCTCGTCTTCCTGGACGCCTGGTGGCCCGAGCTGACCCCGCGCCGGGTACTGACCGCGATGGCCGACGAGCGCCGCCTGGCCCGCTGGTCGCGGCGCGTGCTCAACCAGAACGAGGCGCGCAGGCTGGCCCGTTCCCTGGCCCGCGAGGCGCTGACCGCGCACGACGTCGCACTGCTCGACGAACTCCAGGCGATCCTCGGCGCCCCCGCCCGGCCCCGTAAGGTGCGCGAGGCCGACCCGCTGGACCAGCTCACCGGCCTGGAGGAGCTGATGCCGCGCCGCGAGGAGACCCAGCGCGAACGCGCCGAACGCCTGGCCCAGGAGCGCACCGAGTACGCCCACGTCATCGTCGACGAGGCACAGGACCTGACGCCCATGCAGTGGCGCATGATCGGCCGCCGCGGCCGACACGCCACCTGGACCGTGGTCGGCGACCCGGCCCAGTCGAGCTGGTCCGACCCGGACGAGGCCGCCGCCGCCCGCGACGAGGCCCTCGGCACCGTCGTCCCCACCGGCGACCACCACGCCCAGGGCGCCACCACCCGCGCCCTCACCGGCCGTTCGGCGCGCGCCCGCCGCTTCAGCCTCACCGTCAACTACCGCAACCCCTCCGAGGTCGCCGAACTCGCCGCCCGGGTACTCGCGCTGGCGCTGCCCGGCGCCGAGCCTCCGCGCGCGGTCCGCTCCACCGGCCTGCGCCCGCGCTTCGCCACCGTCCCGGACGGCGACGACCTCGCCCACGCGGTACGGGAGGAGGCACGGCGGCTGCTCGACCAGGTGGACGGCACCGTCGGTGTGGTCGGCGCGATGGAACGCAGGTCCGGCCTGCGCAAGGCGCTGGCCGAGCTCGGCGACCGCGTGGTGGCCCTCGGCAGCCTGGAGGCCAAGGGCCTGGAGTACGACGCGACCCTGGTCGTCTCCCCGGCCGAGATCGCCGGCGCGGGCCAGGGCGAGGAGTCCACCGGCACCCCGGTGGGCCTGCGCACCCTGTACGTCGCCATGACCCGCGCCACCCAGCAGCTCACGATCCTCTCCACGGACCGCGACGCCCCGGACGCGGAGGGTGTACCGGCACTCCTGCGCGACTGA
- the murA gene encoding UDP-N-acetylglucosamine 1-carboxyvinyltransferase, with translation MTVTDDVLLVHGGTPLEGEIRVRGAKNLVPKAMVAALLGSGPSRLRNVPDIRDVRVVRGLLQLHGVTVRPGEEPGELVMDPTHVESANVADIDAHAGSSRIPILFCGPLLHRLGHAFIPGLGGCDIGGRPIDFHFDVLRQFGARIVKRDDGQYLEAPQRLRGTKITLPYPSVGATEQVLLTAVLAEGVTELSNAAVEPEIEDLICVLQKMGAIIAMDTDRTIRITGVDSLGGYTHRALPDRLEAASWASAALATEGNIYVHGAQQRSMMTFLNTYRKVGGAFEIDDEGIRFWHPGGTLNAIALETDVHPGFQTDWQQPLVVALTQATGLSIIHETVYESRLGFTEALNQMGAHIQLYRECLGGSDCRFGQRNFLHSAVVSGPTRLQGADLVIPDLRGGFSYLIAALAAQGTSRVHGIDLINRGYENFMDKLQELGAKVELPGKALG, from the coding sequence ATGACCGTCACCGACGATGTACTCCTTGTCCACGGCGGAACCCCGCTGGAGGGCGAGATCCGTGTCCGCGGCGCGAAGAACCTCGTGCCCAAGGCCATGGTCGCGGCACTGCTCGGCAGCGGGCCCAGCAGGCTGCGGAACGTGCCCGACATCCGCGACGTGCGGGTGGTGCGCGGGCTGCTGCAGCTGCACGGTGTGACGGTGCGCCCGGGTGAGGAACCCGGCGAGCTGGTCATGGACCCGACGCACGTCGAGAGCGCGAACGTCGCCGACATCGATGCCCACGCGGGTTCCTCGCGTATCCCGATCCTGTTCTGCGGCCCGCTGCTTCACCGGCTCGGCCACGCGTTCATCCCCGGCCTCGGCGGCTGCGACATCGGCGGCCGTCCGATCGACTTCCACTTCGACGTCCTGCGGCAGTTCGGCGCGCGGATCGTCAAGCGCGACGACGGCCAGTACCTGGAGGCCCCGCAGCGGCTGCGCGGCACCAAGATCACGCTGCCCTACCCCTCGGTCGGCGCCACCGAGCAGGTGCTGCTGACCGCGGTGCTCGCCGAAGGTGTCACCGAGCTGTCCAACGCGGCCGTCGAGCCCGAGATCGAGGACCTCATCTGCGTACTGCAGAAGATGGGCGCGATCATCGCCATGGACACCGACCGCACCATCCGCATCACCGGTGTCGACTCGCTCGGCGGCTACACCCACCGCGCCCTCCCGGACCGCCTGGAGGCCGCCTCCTGGGCGTCCGCCGCGCTGGCCACCGAAGGCAACATCTACGTACACGGCGCCCAGCAGCGCTCGATGATGACCTTCCTGAACACCTACCGGAAGGTCGGCGGCGCCTTCGAGATCGACGACGAGGGCATCCGCTTCTGGCACCCGGGCGGCACGCTGAACGCCATCGCCCTGGAGACCGACGTCCACCCGGGCTTCCAGACCGACTGGCAGCAGCCGCTGGTGGTGGCCCTCACCCAGGCGACCGGCCTGTCGATCATCCACGAGACGGTGTACGAGTCCCGGCTCGGCTTCACCGAGGCGCTGAACCAGATGGGCGCGCACATCCAGCTGTACCGCGAGTGCCTGGGCGGCTCGGACTGCCGCTTCGGCCAGCGCAACTTCCTGCATTCCGCGGTGGTTTCGGGCCCCACCCGCCTCCAGGGCGCCGACCTGGTCATCCCCGACCTGCGCGGTGGCTTCTCGTACCTGATCGCGGCTCTCGCCGCCCAGGGCACCTCCCGGGTCCACGGCATCGACCTGATCAACCGCGGCTACGAGAACTTCATGGACAAGTTGCAGGAGTTGGGAGCCAAGGTCGAGCTGCCGGGCAAGGCACTCGGCTGA
- a CDS encoding phospholipase, producing the protein MRRRLALPLAAAALALPAALIPATSASAEVADKDQVLSSFTQSGSGSYDAWNSARADQGSWAEYGFDWSTDYCSYSPDSPGGFPFADSCARHDFGYRNYKAMGTFEANKARLDSAFLGDMKRVCSGYDSEQKASCDNYADLYYSAVSTWGS; encoded by the coding sequence ATGCGCCGTCGCCTTGCCCTGCCTCTCGCCGCCGCCGCTCTGGCGCTGCCGGCAGCCCTGATCCCGGCCACCTCGGCCTCGGCCGAGGTGGCCGACAAGGACCAGGTCCTCAGTTCCTTCACCCAGTCCGGCAGCGGGAGTTACGACGCCTGGAACTCCGCGCGCGCGGACCAGGGCTCCTGGGCCGAGTACGGCTTCGACTGGTCGACCGACTACTGCAGCTACTCGCCCGACAGCCCGGGCGGTTTCCCCTTCGCGGACTCGTGCGCGCGCCACGACTTCGGCTACCGCAACTACAAGGCGATGGGCACCTTCGAGGCCAACAAGGCACGTCTGGACTCGGCGTTCCTCGGCGACATGAAGCGTGTGTGCAGCGGTTACGACAGCGAGCAGAAGGCGTCCTGCGACAACTACGCCGATCTGTACTACAGCGCCGTCTCCACCTGGGGTTCCTGA
- a CDS encoding YqgE/AlgH family protein produces the protein MTEVSSLTGRLLVASPALADPNFDRAVVLLLDHDEEGSLGVVLNRPTPVDVDDILQGWGALAGAPPVVFQGGPVSLDSALGVGVVPGDGADEGRVLGWRRVHGAIGLVDLEAPPELLASELGSLRIFAGYSGWGPGQLEDELTEGAWYVVESEPGDVSSPAPERLWREVLRRQRGELAMVATYPDDPSMN, from the coding sequence ATGACCGAGGTGTCCTCTCTCACAGGGCGGCTGCTCGTGGCCAGCCCCGCCCTGGCGGACCCGAATTTCGACCGCGCTGTGGTGCTGCTGCTCGACCACGACGAGGAGGGCTCGCTCGGCGTCGTCCTGAACCGGCCCACCCCAGTCGACGTCGACGACATCCTCCAGGGCTGGGGCGCCCTCGCGGGCGCGCCCCCCGTCGTCTTCCAGGGCGGTCCGGTCTCCCTCGACTCGGCGCTCGGCGTCGGCGTGGTCCCCGGCGACGGCGCGGACGAGGGCCGGGTGCTCGGCTGGCGCCGGGTGCACGGCGCGATCGGTCTGGTCGATCTGGAGGCGCCGCCCGAACTGCTCGCCTCCGAACTCGGCTCGCTGCGGATCTTCGCGGGCTACTCGGGCTGGGGCCCGGGCCAGCTGGAGGACGAGCTGACCGAGGGCGCCTGGTACGTCGTCGAGTCCGAGCCGGGCGACGTGTCCAGCCCCGCGCCCGAACGCCTCTGGCGCGAGGTGCTGCGGCGCCAGCGCGGGGAGCTGGCGATGGTCGCCACGTATCCGGACGACCCGTCGATGAACTGA
- a CDS encoding sigma-70 family RNA polymerase sigma factor — protein MRGTHDEELMRALYRDHARPLHAYVLRLVAGDRQRAEDVVQETLIRAWRNANSLDGQGGSLRPWLVTVARRIVIDGHRSRQARPAEVAPEPLEGVPAEDEIDRALSLMTLTDALQDLTPAHRGVLVETYLLGRTVNEAAQVLGIPSGTVRSRVFYALRSLRLALEERGVTG, from the coding sequence GTGCGGGGCACGCACGACGAGGAACTGATGCGCGCGCTCTACCGCGACCACGCGCGCCCACTGCACGCCTATGTGCTCCGGCTCGTCGCCGGTGACCGCCAGCGCGCCGAGGACGTGGTGCAGGAGACCCTGATCCGCGCCTGGCGCAACGCCAACTCCCTTGACGGGCAAGGGGGTTCACTGCGTCCCTGGCTGGTGACCGTCGCCCGCAGAATCGTCATCGACGGCCACCGCAGCCGCCAGGCACGCCCCGCCGAAGTGGCCCCCGAACCACTGGAGGGCGTCCCCGCCGAGGACGAGATTGACCGCGCCCTGTCGCTGATGACCCTCACCGACGCGTTACAGGACCTCACGCCCGCACACCGCGGCGTGCTCGTGGAGACGTATCTTCTCGGCCGTACGGTGAACGAGGCGGCCCAAGTGCTCGGCATACCGAGCGGCACGGTGCGCTCGCGCGTCTTCTACGCGCTGCGTTCCCTGCGTCTCGCACTGGAGGAACGGGGGGTCACGGGATGA
- a CDS encoding DUF3039 domain-containing protein: MSTLEPERGAGTGTLVEPTPQVSHGDGDHERFAHYVQKDKIMASALDGTPVVALCGKVWVPGRDPKKYPVCPMCKEIYESMGAGGDKDKGGKGGKDK, translated from the coding sequence ATGAGCACTCTTGAGCCCGAGCGCGGGGCAGGTACGGGAACTCTCGTCGAGCCGACACCTCAGGTGTCGCACGGCGACGGCGATCACGAGCGCTTCGCCCACTACGTCCAGAAGGACAAGATCATGGCGAGCGCACTCGACGGCACCCCCGTCGTCGCGCTCTGCGGCAAGGTGTGGGTGCCCGGACGCGACCCGAAGAAGTACCCGGTCTGTCCCATGTGCAAGGAGATCTACGAGTCCATGGGCGCAGGCGGCGACAAGGACAAGGGCGGCAAGGGCGGCAAGGACAAGTAG